One window of the Triticum dicoccoides isolate Atlit2015 ecotype Zavitan chromosome 3B, WEW_v2.0, whole genome shotgun sequence genome contains the following:
- the LOC119280021 gene encoding F-box protein At2g34280-like: protein MAKAARAGAVPLRHDGSLPEEIVVWEILVRLDPKSLLRCRAVRRSWRHTTSTRAFLLAHHAHQPALPIASDEEYILTVDRLAAAQLHTVAHLDKAFNPEASCDGLLVLSRYNNMTDTIDFSVCNLATRQFAPLQQLHELGLRLLGMYSHQPTGEYRLLLERDSYNETPEDQLGHYVFALGSHQSPRYIGWQESTSQCFSLPVLVCDSLHWYPVYYVSESSYVRLQSESKAIIVFDTIAESFRPMRAPIVSTNSYAFEMDGTLGIYSRNYAKTTIDIWVLQNYKSEVWNFKYRIKLPVAEIRGKFETFDDLWNVEVVSVDGDVLLLVSSGRCLSYVDNDGKLIDSFDHGRKYFFLSKYRLKQSLVQHTFFQALESSVVNTSPFI from the coding sequence atggccaaggccgCAAGGGCTGGAGCGGTGCCTCTTCGCCACGACGGCAGCCTTCCGGAGGAGATCGTCGTCTGGGAGATCCTAGTTCGCCTCGACCCCAAATCCCTTCTCCGTTGTCGCGCCGTCCGTCGGTCGTGGCGCCATACCACCTCCACCCGTGCCTTCCTGCTTGCCCACCATGCGCACCAGCCAGCCCTCCCCATCGCGTCAGACGAAGAATACATCCTCACCGTCGACCGCCTTGCCGCCGCCCAGCTCCACACTGTCGCCCATCTTGACAAGGCCTTCAATCCAGAGGCTTCCTGCGATGGCCTTCTCGTCCTCTCCAGGTACAACAACATGACTGACACCATTGATTTCTCAGTTTGTAACCTGGCCACTCGTCAATTTGCTCCCCTTCAACAACTACATGAATTGGGCTTGCGGTTATTGGGGATGTACTCGCATCAACCTACTGGCGAGTATCGATTGTTACTTGAACGCGATAGCTACAATGAAACGCCTGAAGACCAACTTGGCCACTATGTATTTGCATTGGGCTCTCACCAGTCGCCGAGGTACATTGGGTGGCAGGAGTCAACATCACAATGCTTCAGTTTACCTGTCTTGGTATGCGATAGCCTGCATTGGTACCCAGTCTATTATGTGAGTGAAAGCAGCTATGTACGGCTTCAGAGTGAAAGCAAAGCGATAATAGTATTCGACACCATAGCTGAGTCGTTCCGGCCAATGCGTGCTCCAATTGTTTCCACCAACTCATATGCCTTTGAGATGGATGGTACACTCGGCATATATAGCCGTAACTATGCCAAAACAACTATTGATATATGGGTATTGCAGAACTACAAAAGCGAGGTTTGGAACTTCAAGTATCGAATCAAATTGCCAGTTGCAGAAATACGGGGGAAGTTTGAGACCTTTGATGACCTTTGGAATGTGGAGGTTGTTTCAGTGGACGGTGACGTGCTCTTGCTAGTCAGTTCTGGTCGGTGTCTGTCTTACGTTGACAATGATGGTAAGCTGATTGACAGTTTTGATCATGGTCGCAAATACTTCTTTTTGTCTAAATATCGGCTCAAGCAAAGTCTTGTCCAGCATACCTTCTTTCAGGCTTTAGAAAGTTCTGTTGTGAACACTTCACCATTCATCTGA